In Rhodamnia argentea isolate NSW1041297 chromosome 4, ASM2092103v1, whole genome shotgun sequence, the following proteins share a genomic window:
- the LOC115740723 gene encoding heat stress transcription factor A-2-like, which produces MVVDASVGGGVPCPSVSSSISQEEPAMETGATIKVEVGFDFGGDGGDYGDDGDDGAVDRGRARDKKPCSSSLSSGLPAGGKEDEDAEDAGMVMDQVAVCNNGNNGSSSCSSTSPPPPSERPPKPMEGLNEVGPPPFLKKAFEMVEDPETDSVVSWSENRDSFVVWDQHEFSKDLLPKYFKHQNFSSFIRQLNTYGFRKVDPDRWEFANEGFLGGKKHLLKNIKRRGRITKKQEGHTIPEDIHRTVMDAQRTEAESEIQTLKVDQETLKSEILELRQQQECSLSEIGAVEERIRCAECRHQQMFLFLAKAMRNPHFVEQLVQKKKPSREIDAGKFIKKRRLLASDPDPDRRNFEGNNDHEFSACGDGQNGILSDCVDQKPDGSVNLVPNENFTDALEPKYNEATVHGDASTIYNAMSEKLLDDSSLITEGEIGQELAVNDSNIYLELEYLIGEPPDWGGVNELKEQPAALMP; this is translated from the exons ATGGTGGTGGATGCCAGTGTCGGCGGCGGCGTGCCGTGTCCTTCGGTTTCCTCGAGCATTTCGCAGGAAGAGCCCGCAATGGAAACTGGGGCGACCATCAAGGTAGAGGTTGGTTTTGATtttggtggtgatggtggtgatTATGGTGACGATGGTGACGATGGTGCAGTCGATCGTGGCCGAGCGAGGGATAAGAAGCCGTGCTCTTCGAGCTTGTCCTCTGGCTTGCCCGCCGGCGGCAAAGAAGACGAAGATGCTGAGGACGCAGGGATGGTGATGGATCAGGTCGCCGTCTGCAACAATGGTAATAACGGGTCGTCCTCCTGTTCTTCgacctcgccgccgccgccgtcggagaggcCGCCGAAGCCGATGGAGGGGCTGAACGAGGTGGGGCCGCCGCCGTTCTTGAAGAAGGCGTTCGAGATGGTGGAGGACCCGGAGACGGACTCCGTGGTGTCGTGGAGCGAGAATCGGGACAGCTTCGTGGTTTGGGACCAGCACGAGTTCTCCAAGGACCTCTTGCCCAAATACTTCAAGCACCAGAACTTCTCTAGCTTCATTCGCCAGCTCAACACTTAT GGTTTCAGGAAAGTTGATCCAGACAGGTGGGAATTCGCAAACGAAGGCTTTCTGGGAGGGAAGAAGCACTTGCTGAAGAACATCAAGAGAAGAGGCAGAATCACCAAGAAGCAAGAAGGACACACAATTCCTGAGGATATTCACAGAACGGTGATGGATGCTCAAAGAACTGAGGCGGAGTCTGAAATTCAGACACTCAAGGTAGATCAGGAGACACTGAAGTCGGAAATTCTCGAACTGAGGCAGCAACAGGAGTGTTCGCTGAGTGAAATTGGCGCTGTCGAAGAGCGGATTCGGTGCGCGGAGTGCCGGCACCAGCAGATGTTTCTCTTCCTGGCCAAAGCAATGAGGAACCCCCATTTTGTGGAGCAGCTGGTTCAGAAGAAGAAGCCCAGCAGAGAGATTGACGCGGGCAAATTCATTAAGAAAAGGAGGCTCCTCGCCTCTGACCCTGACCCCGATAGACGCAACTTCGAGGGGAACAATGACCATGAGTTCAGTGCCTGTGGAGATGGCCAGAATGGGATTTTATCGGATTGTGTGGATCAGAAGCCAGATGGGTCTGTGAATCTGGTGCCAAATGAGAATTTTACTGATGCACTCGAACCAAAGTATAATGAGGCAACGGTGCACGGGGATGCGTCCACAATTTATAATGCAATGTCGGAGAAGCTGCTGGATGACAGTAGCCTGATCACTGAAGGAGAGATCGGCCAAGAACTGGCCGTCAATGACAGTAACATATACTTGGAACTGGAGTATCTGATCGGGGAGCCGCCTGACTGGGGCGGCGTGAACGAACTCAAGGAGCAACCTGCGGCATTAATGCCTTGA
- the LOC115740696 gene encoding BTB/POZ domain and ankyrin repeat-containing protein NPR1, which produces MDDSNEIVSNSNSSSIYCAPTANTDSPFSRANPTDAPSLVRLSDSLESVFAAGRGGFDFFADAKIALGDGREVPVHRCILSARSGFFRGAFTRGETKLEVKDLAKDFEIGHDSLMAVLGYLYSGKVKPPPPAVHECVDEECPHAACRPAVDFLVQVLYAAFTFQISELVGLYQKDLLDILDKVAIDDLLVVLSVANICNNACEGLSARCIELVVKSDVDVVTLDRALPHCIVKQIVDARMELGLKRPECDSFPDKHVKRIHRALDSDDVELVRMLLREAHTTLDDACALHYAVAYCDAKTTAELLDLGIADVNQRNPRGYTVLHVAALRKEPKIIVSLLVKGARASDLTLDGRKALEISKRLTRAADYYKSTEEGKASSRERLCVEILEQAERRDPLLGEAALSLAIAGDDLRKKLLYLENRVALAKLLFPMEAQVAMDIAQVDGTSEYPLVSIENLARKQGANVDLNEAPFKIQEENLNRMRALSKTVELGKRFFPRCSAVINKIIDTDDLSWLAAVGDDTPEERLRKKQRHTEVKEEMTEAFTQDKEETDKSSILSSSSSTSMSFLKPNGMVS; this is translated from the exons ATGGACGACTCGAACGAAATCgtcagcaacagcaacagcagcagcatcTATTGCGCTCCGACCGCCAACACCGACTCCCCCTTCTCCCGCGCGAACCCCACCGACGCGCCCTCCCTCGTCCGCCTCTCCGACAGCCTCGAGTCCGTCTTCGCCGCCGGGCGCGGGGGCTTTGACTTCTTCGCTGACGCCAAGATCGCCCTCGGGGATGGCCGCGAGGTGCCCGTCCACCGCTGCATCCTCTCCGCGAGGAGCGGGTTCTTCCGGGGCGCGTTCACCAGAGGGGAGACCAAGCTGGAGGTCAAGGACCTGGCAAAGGACTTCGAGATCGGGCACGACTCGCTCATGGCGGTCTTGGGATATCTTTACAGCGGCAAGGTGAAGCCGCCGCCGCCAGCTGTGCACGAGTGCGTGGACGAGGAGTGCCCGCACGCGGCCTGTCGGCCCGCCGTGGATTTCCTAGTTCAGGTGCTCTATGCGGCTTTCACGTTCCAGATTTCTGAGCTGGTGGGCCTGTACCAG AAAGACCTGCTAGACATTCTTGACAAGGTTGCCATAGATGATCTACTGGTAGTTCTATCTGTTGCAAATATATGCAATAATGCATGTGAGGGTTTGTCGGCTCGTTGCATTGAGCTCGTTGTTAAATCAGATGTTGATGTGGTTACTCTAGACCGAGCTTTGCCCCATTGTATTGTTAAGCAGATCGTGGATGCCAGAATGGAACTTGGCTTGAAGAGGCCAGAATGTGACAGCTTTCCTGATAAGCACGTGAAGAGAATACATAGGGCTTTGGATTCAGACGATGTCGAACTAGTCAGAATGCTACTTAGGGAGGCACATACTACTCTTGATGATGCATGTGCACTCCATTATGCGGTTGCGTACTGTGATGCCAAGACTACCGCCGAACTTCTTGATCTTGGCATTGCCGATGTCAATCAAAGAAATCCCAGGGGCTATACCGTTCTGCATGTTGCGGCATTGAGGAAAGAGCCCAAGATTATTGTGTCTCTTTTAGTAAAAGGAGCCCGGGCATCTGACCTCACTTTGGATGGTAGAAAAGCACTTGAGATATCTAAGAGGCTCACTAGGGCTGCGGATTACTATAAATCAACTGAGGAAGGAAAAGCTTCGTCCAGGGAGCGACTGTGTGTGGAGATATTGGAGCAAGCTGAAAGAAGAGATCCTTTACTAGGAGAAGCCGCTCTTTCTCTTGCTATAGCAGGGGATGATCTGCGGAAGAAATTGTTATACCTGGAAAATAGAG TTGCACTAGCTAAACTACTCTTTCCGATGGAAGCTCAAGTGGCAATGGATATTGCTCAAGTAGACGGTACTTCTGAGTATCCTTTGGTAAGCATCGAGAATTTGGCTCGAAAACAAGGGGCAAACGTGGATTTAAATGAAGCTCCTTTCAAAATCCAAGAGGAGAATCTGAATAGGATGAGAGCGCTCTCCAAAACAG TGGAACTTGGAAAGCGCTTCTTTCCTCGATGCTCAGCCGTAATCAATAAGATCATCGATACTGACGACTTGTCATGGCTGGCGGCTGTTGGGGATGACACTCCAGAGGAACGACTGCGTAAGAAGCAAAGGCATACCGAAGTAAAAGAAGAGATGACTGAAGCTTTCACTCAAGACAAAGAGGAGACTGATAAGTCTAGCATATtgtcatcttcgtcttcaacTTCAATGAGTTTCCTGAAGCCTAATGGAATGGTAAGCTAA